The segment TGTGCAGGAGGTAAGAgacaactgtcatcagagagtaTAGGAGAAAGAGAACCGCCCAGGGCAGGTACTGACTCCCCAGCAATGCTGGCTGCTGCATCTCCACAGGGTCCTCCATGGGCTGCGCAGAGATGGGTAGACCAACAAAGCCTCCATATTagagcacacacatacccctACTCCATGGTCCTCTGAGAGCTGCACCTCAGGAATGGTCCCAGAGCCCCCAGATCTCTGGTGttcacctctctccctctgctcctgtGACCTCCCACCAGTCTCTCATCTTGACAAATCATGCCTCTATCCCCCTGACCCAGCTCAGCCCTCATTCTCTCCAGTGACTCCTTAGTCGGTCCCAATATACTCCAGGGCTGACGTCCCCCTCTCACCTCCTCCCCTGCCCTATACCTTCTATGGTTCCCCAACCCCTGAGTCTAGGAAGGAAAAATTCCACCTGGACCTGGCCTCCTCGGCTACCCCTCCCTAACCTCTCTTGTCAGACCCTTACCCTCCCGGTCTTCCTCTTCATCCCCACCACCTCCCTCCATTCTGGAGAACATAGACTCTTCAAGTCCAAGGCCCAGCCAGTCTGGATGAAAAGCCCCACCAAGGCCAGGAGGGACTGGACCTGGACCCTGTTCCATCCCTCAGTCCTCTGACTCTTGGTTGTCAGCTCAGGATTTAGATTCAAGTCCTCCCACCACCTCCCGCATCCCCTCAGCAAGTGGTTGTCTGGTCTTCTTCTCTTGAGGGTGTGAAGTCCCCCCCACgccacaccccccacaccccccgaGCTGAGgaagaactcagggccttgcacttgctaggcaagcgctctaccactgagctaaatctccaacccctgggTGCGAAGTTTTAAAGtgtggcaagctcacacacagaggaaggagtCAGACCTAGCTAGAAACAAAGCCAGCAAGACTTGAGTCTGGGCCTTAGGTGCCTCTGGGAAGGGAAGGAATGGTTTTTTCATCTGGGTACCCCCAGGTAGGGTCAGAGCCCCTCATGGTCTGTGTGTTGTGATTCTACCCACCTCATCAGCCTCCTGTCCACCACTTCCCTCCTCCTGGAAGTAACTTCctagaataacacacacacacacacacacacacacacacacacacacacagagagagagagagagagagagagagagagagagagagagagagatccccgaTATTTCATCGTTCTGGTGTATCTGGCTTTATCCCATTACTGTAGATACCATACTTCTATTCACCCTTCAAAACCTCACTGGTGCTGCCTTCTTGAGAGGCTCTTTCCTGGCTATCGCTTACTCCATCAGGCTGGGAGAGTATCACATCCTTGAAAGCAGGGTTCTAAGAGTGAGTTCTAGTCATACATACCATGGGTAAGTGACTATGTATTATTTTGTGCAGAACCATATTATTTTAAAGGTCTATcctttatgcatatgtatgttatatgtgtgtttaGCCTATACATATGTctatgcctatgtgtgtgcaaCGCCTGTGGGAGCCAGAAAAATGTGgccgatcccctggaactagagttacagaaggttgcaAGCCACCGTGGGGcttggaactgaacttgagtcctctgaagGCCCAGGTCTTAActtctgacccatctctccagcctcacatgGACCACATGGGGCCTCGTCTCAAAActaaaactgaaatgaaaaacTCAGATGAATCACTGAATGGGTGAACTTCTCCCTCTGCCCTGAGAACTCCTCACACAGTTCCCGATTTGTGCTCCTTCCTGAAAagcgctctgtgtgtgtgtgtgtgtgtgtgtgtgtgtgtgtgtgtgtgtgtgtgtgtgtgtctttctgtctgtctgtctgtacatcTAATCACCTGGCACTGGAGTCAAAGGTGGTGGAGAGCTGCCttactgggtgctgggaactgaactcagtctCTCTGCTGGAGCAGCAAGTGTGGTTAACCATGCAGCCGTCTCTTTTCTCCAGCTCCACCCCTCCCTTCCTGACCCTCCCCACATGCTAGAAAGCTGTGCCCATTTCATGTCCAAATAGCCTGAATTCTCCCATGATCGATTCACATCTGGTTCCCCATTttctctgtcttagggtttctactgctgtggagagacaccatgagccCTTGgtctcttataaaggacaacatttcactggggctggctcacaagttctgaggttcagtccattgtcgtCGTGGCAGGCGTGGCACTGGAgacggagctgagagttctgcatcttcgtCTGAAGGCAAACGGGAACAGActttcttccaggcagcttggaggagggtctcaaagcccaaccccacagtgacacacttcctccaacaaggccacacctcctaatagtgcccctccctgggccaagcacatttaaACCACCTCAGTCCCTCAGGCCAGGCCAGCAGGTGGCTTCAGCACAGGCTTGTGTGGAGGAATTTAAACTCTGGACTCTAAAGAATCTGCTGCCCAGAACTGAGGAAGATTAAAACTGGGGATCTTCACCAAAGACAGTCAGGACCCCAGGGTGGAGAGAGCACTGGATAGGGAATCTCTGTAGCAtactgactcacacacacacacacacacacacacacacacacacacacacacacctgtctgtgTTCTGGCCCAATGTACATGTCTCAGAAACCCTTTATACAAGTCTGGCCAACTCAAGCCTTCCATGTTTCTCATTAAATACCCTCTCTTCTGAGGTGGCCTCCCTCTCAGCCCTTCACCGAATCCCCttctggcattaaaaaaaaaaaataggggttggggataaaaaaaaaaaaaaccttattttgtgtacatatatgttagtatgtatatgtatgtgtatgtgtgtgcatgcagaggtTAGACAACTTTCAGTAGTCAGGTCTCTCCTCCTCCTATGTTTGTCCCTgggttcaaactcaggctgtcagggttGGCTATAAGCACCTTTACCCCCCAAGCCATGTCCGGGCTTCCTGACCTTTATGATCACATTTGCCTGACGCATCGCCCATACCCTTGAACCACTTTAACACACACAGTAGGAGGAGGGGTATTAAGtcaacaggatctagaatcacctgggagatgggcTCATGCATACTTGTGGGAGACTGGCTTGATTCTGTTGAGGTGGGAAGAGCCATCTTAACTACAGGCAGTCATGCAGACTGTGGGCAGCCATCTTGTCTACAGGCAGCCAGACAGACAATGAGTAGCCATCTTAACTATGGGCAGCAAGCCATCTTAACTTGGGGGAACCTCAGGATGTGTACACCCTGATTCCTGAGGCTGGATTTCCTGCAGTGCAGAGGGAACCGCGTGCATTAGGTGGGAACTGTGATATCAACAGGGCCTCCTATGGCTAATGGAACCTCAGGTTGTTAGAGCAACCTGACAGCCCCTGGATCCACATGAAGTGGGTCTGTGTACCCCGTGGGGGCCTGGAGGGCAGGCTGTAGTGGGAGGGGCAGTGGCACTGGGGAAGAGGAAGTGGGTAGGAGGTTTACCCAGGTTTTGTCTTAGGGTTGCTGTGGGAagtggggaagagagaaaaaggagaagggggtGTGGAATCGAGTCTGCATTCAGCTCCCCATTCTAACCAGCAACCTACAatactctcttctctctgcccatCTCCTTGTAACAAATATCCTTATGTGTTTTAGATCAGAATTGGCTCCTCGGTGGTCTTCGGGTACCTGCAACTTGGGCATAACACATAGCAACCCCGAACTCTGAGACAAATCCCAGTCTCCCGCCTGACCCTTCATAGAGGCCCCCTTGGTCCTGATCTTTATGCCCACCGTTCGGACCTCCAGGGATGTTGATAGCAACCCGACTTCACACaggaggccatggaagggtgaggctggtttcttcccttttctcctttctcactCCTTCTCCTTTGCAGTGCTGCACTGGATGTGGACTAGAGAGctttgtacacacacactaccaGCTTTTTGTATTGCTGAGCCACACCCCCGGCCCCTCGCTGGGGGTTTCTGGGCAGCGACCCTCTATCagtgagccacgcccccagctgggttttgtttttaaaacaacgtCACAAAGTTTCCcagcatggccttgaacacagactCCTCCTACCTTTAGGTAGGTGGACCCACAGGCATGCCCTAGCCAGAGGCCCCACTTTCAAAGCCCGCATCACGGCTTCACCCCTGTAGCTGCTGTGCTCCTGACTCAGTCGGACAAGGTCTCCATCACCATTATAAGTGGGTGGGACCAGGAGTCGGCACATCCTCTTTCCAACTCTTTTTCCCCACACAAACGAGAATGAGAACCAGAATTCATGCCTGGTGCTGGAGGACAACTTGCAGCAAGGTCCCTGGGTCTTGATTTTGAATTTTGCCCGGGCAGTGGGTCTGCCAGACTTTCTGAACAGTCACAGGATGAGAAAATGCAGGAGCTCGGGGAGCAGCTATAGGCCCCGCACCTGTTCTCAGGGCGGGTTCCACGCTGGGCGGGGAGATGTCAGGGGGCGAAGAGCTCATGACAGCTATTTCCCAACATGGGTGACAGACTGTCTCCTACTGCTGAGAAGATAGAACCAGGCCAGATTGGGGGCTCTGCCTCCCCTGCTGCCTTTCTGGAGAAGCACACAGGTAGTGATTAAGAGCGAAGCCTCCCTCGGTAAGGAGCTGGCTTCCACGCTGCCTAAGCTCCTGGAGCTTCAGTCCAGAGGGAGGGGGCATGTATATCTATTGTGTGCTAGGTTAGAGCTTGTTGAAAAAGGAAAGACTGAAGAATGACAGTCACAGGCTTCAGAGACCCTCCATCAGCCCCTCCCCCGGAGTATTAACCCCTTCCTAGGATATTATTAGCTACTCCTCTAATAAGGCCCTTGCTCTTAAATACTAGTACCACCTCTAAGATATTGGCCCTTCACCTAATTGTCCACCCATTTACCCGACAGGTGCCTTATGTATTTAATTCAATGTATTAGTCACATCCATGGAGCCCTGACCCCACCCACCATCCCTTCTTTGCTGTGTGACCTTCAGTAAGTGACTTAACTGCTCTGAGCTAAATAGCCTCATCTGTGACAAGACCAAGGAGCTCATCCCAACAGCTTGCATGCATACAGATGTCTGCTTGGGACCTGGGGTTTAAGGAGTATCTGACCAAGGCGTCGAATGTAACTATAATTCTTTTCAacatctatttttaatgatgattcttaaacactttaacctccctgctggtccaccacccaccagaggcagtggcAAAGAAAGAATACAGGGAAGTGGACcttttagaaatggttctttggagcaactcccatctgtcaGGAAGCCAGCAGTTTAGTctaggtcagcagtggcagctcgatccactcacaacaTACTTCATGGATAGACCAGAGGTCCAGTTCAGCaaagtcaggatagcaaacatgaatcagcggCAGTGACACTATCTAGCAGAgtcagccaggcctcagcctcagctcaagTCAGCAAGATGGACCAGCAGGGATGCCACGAGTTCTCTGCTGTACCTCTCTCAGCAAACCAAAGATCAAGACCAGCGAAGACTTGAGACCAACAAGTGTTGCACAACCAGCTCTCCCAGCAAGCCAGGCTCAGCGTCTGTCACTGTCCATTGGgttctatttatactccctccaaacatcacgtgtcctccatgtgTCTCGGTGCACGAGGTCTGTCTCAGCTCACATCCCTCTGCCAATTGGCCCaagtctgcagaagcagcaagaagtcaCTAACATACACCAGAAGTTTTTGGTGGGGTTCTCTCTACGGTCCCAACAAACAGAGCTCGACTCTGCAATGCAAGGCGGACCCATTCACTTGTGTCATTAACAAAGAATCCTTCGTCACGTGTCCCTTCATgcacttgctttagcagaacatcctctctcctgggtctgcttcagcaaaacgttccttcacgagtctgccccAGAAAAACAGCATCCGgtacaactgactttccaaagaaaccttaAGTTTCTACTGCAGTCATCTTCGGTCTCATTGGGGATCTCATTAGAGATGCTCTGGTCCACTGCACAGAGCACAGTCCACAGTCCCCAGGGAGATCCCTGTGACATCTGCAAGGGGCTGGCCCCTtggtactctctgacccaggccgTCCAAGAGCCATTCCAGCGTGACACCGTGCCACACTGCTCCCTAGACTTAGTTCCGGCACCGGAGTGCCATATGGCACTAACctaaatcagggctctagaagtccagcagccGCTGGCCTACTGTCACGGACTGCACAaacactcccagcaaccacaccctGGTAGTTAAGGTATAGACTCCCAACCGTCCGgtgaaatcaagactcaataaactataacttaacaatcagatttatgtgttaaatccttaatccacaatacatccacacgatAGACTCACAACCAACTGACAAAGATATAATctgtccacctagataagataaattgacctgtagaaatccatcccttaagaaacattcattacggggttggggatttagctcagtggtagagcacttgcctagcaagcacaaggccctgggttcagtccccagctccgaaaaaaaaaaaaggcaaaaagaaaaaagaaaaaaaaaaagaagaagaaacattcATTACTACCCAGGGTCATTTAAGACCCCCCAGGATCTGggtcctccttctctgtctccatcttgattctccttctccttccccttctctcccaccttacacaagctttgtccccaccttactttttactCTCTGATCATGGGCCATGACCTAATTTGTGCCatccctcacctgcatatagacatcaacttaCAGTTGTACTTTAGCATATGGGCACTGGGAATCAAAATTGGATCCActgtaagagcaaccagtgctcttaactgctgagccatctctccagtcccatgtgggttttgttttttaaatgcctTTAAACTTGAAAAGGGATGTTCGTCAAATAACAAAACCTGGCTAATACATTCCATTTCTAGTCAAACTAAAGAAGAGTGGCCAGAAGCCTTCCATTTAGTCACTTCGAATAAGTCGCATTGCATACTTAGAGCCTATTGCCCAGATTTCAGTCACATGGCTATATGTAGTTGCAAAGGAtactgggaaatgtagttttattttctGGGAAACAGATCTGATGCTAATACTAGAAGGCTTTTGAGGATGGATTGCTGGGAGGACTTCCTAGAAGTAGAAGCATGTTTCAGAAGTTAATGTATTTGTTACAGGCTATGAAGGTAGACTTCTAGTCTGTAAGGTCTCCACCCTCTGTCGAGGTACTGGCCTCAGAGACAGGATGACTGATAAACCTTCATCCCCAAACACTCCAGCCAGGGCAGGAGATAGAGACTGGAAATTTTTCTGCTGGAAATCTCTGCCGACGAAGACATAGAGGAATGGGTTGAGGCACCCGTTGAAGCAGCCCAGAGCGAAGGCAGCCCATGAGATGTGCTGCACCCTGGGGGTGTGGGGCTGCTGCAGACACATCAGCACCGTCGACTTCACCAAGAGCACCACGTTAAAAGGGAACCAGAAGATGAAGAAGGCGCTTACATCCACCACCAGCAGCCTCTTGGGCCGCCTTGCATGCACTCAGCCCTCCCTCCGGAGcctggcccagatgcagtgggcACAGATGCTGATGACAGTCAGGGGTAGTAGGAAGCCAAGCAGGAGGTGGGTGATGGCTATTGCCACCTGTCTCTTAGCAACTGTTGCACTCCAATCCtgccctgtctctctttctctgaattGAAGTCAAAGTAGCAATATTCACAGCCATGTACTTTCCCAGTGGTTCAGTACTTTTCAAGTATGGAGAACAGAACTGGCAACAGCTGCCAGCAGCCACACAGGGATGGACAGCCATGTGGCTTGACGCACCGTTCTGTGGTTTCTGCCACACACAGGGTGACAGAGCCAAGATGCAGCGATCCACCGAGGTGAGGACCAGCAAACGGAAGCTGGCGAAGAAGGTGAGAACCAGAAAGGCCATGCAGACTTTACAGACCAAGTTAGCAGATGGCCACTAGCCATAGACCATGACATGGATGGAAATAGGAGCAGACAGGAGGACAGGAAAGGCAGCCAGGGCCAGGTTGAAGAACCAGATCCTGGTGACAGTGCGGGCCGTGCAGTGTACAGCCATCCACAGTGCCAGCCCATTGCCCAGGACTCCAGCAACACAGGATGCAAACAGGATGGTGATGGTGAGTTGGCAGAGGTACCTCACCTCCACAGGCTGGCATTTGAGATCAGCCATGCTGCAGAGCCACCAATGGCATCACATTAGAGTCCATGCCCCACTCCCTCAGATAAAGCCATTTAATGCCTTCACATtgtatgtgtgggggtgagggtgaggggttTCTGTCTTTTAGGCAAGGTCTCTACCACATAGCCACACccaagcccctcactgggggatcctGGACAATAAGGCACAAGAAACTAATAGTCAGGGGATCATAGTAGGGCTACAGAAATGGTGAAAATAACTGAATGGAAATTCTAGAAGTTCAAAAGGCAACTTGAATTGTTTACATTTTACAGATTGGGaatgaaattaattaatttgaaGGCAGGTCAATAGAGATGATCCAACTGAAGGAAGAGAAACCATGAAAGAAAAGTGAGTAGActctcaggacacacacacacacacacacacacacacacacacacacatacacacactattctagctgcttgggaggctgaggaaggagagtCACAAGCAAAGATCTGCCTGACCGGCAGAATAAAGTTAAGTTCAGGCCAGCCCAGAGAACAGTGAGCTCTATATCAAGGTAGACTATGAACGAAGCAGGAGATGTAGGTCAGGACTGCCCCTGCCTAGGATATCCCACTGAAGGGCAGGGGTGTGATTCAGATATACTCTCCATAGAATCCCCCTGTAGAGGCTGGGGGTGGCTCAACCATAGAGGGCTTGTGTGGGGTCTGGAGTTTAATTCTCCAGAACAACAACTAAACAAaccataaacaagcaaacaaacaaaacaaggggaCTGGGAGAACGGAGAGGACTCTCTGAGTCCACTCTACCCTAAGAGCATGTGCATCCAGatgtggtgcacatctgtaatcccggATTACAGATTGGGAGATGTAGTGTTAAAAGGCGTAGTGTTTTAAGGCCAACCTTCAGATGGGCTGTGCATTTCTA is part of the Rattus norvegicus strain BN/NHsdMcwi chromosome 1, GRCr8, whole genome shotgun sequence genome and harbors:
- the Gpr32 gene encoding LOW QUALITY PROTEIN: probable G-protein coupled receptor 32 (The sequence of the model RefSeq protein was modified relative to this genomic sequence to represent the inferred CDS: deleted 4 bases in 3 codons; substituted 3 bases at 3 genomic stop codons), whose amino-acid sequence is MADLKCQPVEVRYLCQLTITILFASCVAGVLGNGLALWMAVHCTARTVTRIWFFNLALAAFPVLLSAPISIHVMVYGXWPSANLVCKVCMAFLVLTFFASFRLLVLTSVDRCILALHPVCGRNHRTVRQATWLSIPVWLLAAVAVLFSILEKYXTTGKVHGCEYCYFDFNSERETGQDWSATVAKRQVAIAITHLLLGFLLPLTVISICAHCIWARLRREGXVHARRPKRLLVVDVSAFFIFWFPFNVVLLVKSTVLMCLQQPHTPRVQHISWAAFALGCFNGCLNPFLYVFVGRDFQQKNFQSLSPALAGVFGDEGLSVILSLRPVPRQRVETLQTRSLPS